The Primulina huaijiensis isolate GDHJ02 chromosome 6, ASM1229523v2, whole genome shotgun sequence genomic sequence TCGTGACTGAGACGGGGGAATAAAATTCaaagatatattattttaaaattgccgTCAGCATTGACTTTGATTACTTGGACTCCGTGGCCTTCAAATTTTACTTCATTATTCGAATTTAAAAGtcgatttttgttttttattgttcaaaaattattatggttttttgataaataaattttggtcACTTTTACACCTAATATTTGTGTTACTCTCTATAATTATTCGATTAAATGAAGAGAGAGAAATTCTCTaaagaatatatttttgttttttttaatgaaaaatctaGTATGCGAATGAATTATTTATCAAGTATCGtgtcttaaaatttttttgttttttactcttattttcaaaCACTACCAAATGTTTGAAACTTAAATTCGctaagaaaaaaataaacaagatgaCCTTTGCTCAAAAATGTCTGCTTTGACGTTTGAAGTCAATCTATTTTTTTCAGTATTCATATATTGAAATTAAGCTTCTCTTACATTTATAAAACTGGACGAGAACGTCTTACTGATCTTtttttgtcaaatatattattttcatgtCAAAAGTTTTACTTTTCGTTCCAAATATGGATCAGGTCGATATGTATAAATGATATAGATCAGTAAAACCATTTCACATTAGACCTACTCTACTTAAACGTAGTCaatgttgaaaattttgaatcgTAAAATATTCTAATAATTTCAAATCTTATGAGACGActaaatgaatatttttaccATTTGGGGGTTTTTGGATTCCAGATTTAACATTCTGTTAAtaagaaagataaaaaaaacacatcaaTTCATTCAACTCAAATGTAATTGTGTTTAATGTTGAATTTATTCCTCTTCTAGCTGGGAAagttatatcataaaaataaattttaaactattaaaatatatgtattaattaattacgtttccacatgatttattttatatataaaaaatgatgAGATAAAACATGATTACATGcatatttaacaaaatatctGATAAATGATCTTTACAAAGAACCCATTAGTAGTACTTACGGAAATTGTGAGATAATTTaccaatttatataaaatattataaaaatcttACTATATACAAATATTTGATTGGTTGGACGAATAGTAACATCAATATATATCATGCTTTCTATTCATGGTGGTCTCCGGAATAGACTTTGGCGGCCTTCGTAAATCAATGTGATTAAGTAGTCCACGTACGGGTGGCAAGTGGATATTATAATCTATTCATGGTGGCCGTCTCCGGAATAGACTTTGGTAGCCTTCGTAAATCAACTTTAATATATCTCTCATCCAActttaaaagaattaaagagGTTTAGTTTATCATCCATTTGAATAATTCTCCATTCTCAATTTAATGCTATCAACGACTTATAAAATTTCACAAAgggaaatgaaaacaaaattcAATTCCGGGGGCTATGAGTGATCATGACCGGCCGttataaataacaaataaagtAGAAATATAGATTTAACTCAAAAACAGTCTACTTCTGCACTTTAACATGGATAACACCATGTCTATTCTTCTCCTAGTACTAGCTTTCTCAATAATTTTCCTTTTCAATCTCTTTAAACCGAAAAACTCTAAGAAAACTGCTCGCCTCCCACCAGGTCCAAAAGGGCTCCCGATCATCGGGAATCTGCATGAATTCGATCCAATGCATCCCCACCTCTACCTCTACGGACTCGCTAAAAAGTATGGCCCCCTCATGTGGATGAAATTCGGTTGTCGGTCCGCGATTGTAATTTCTTCTGCAAGAGTGGCCAAACTAGCCTTGAAGAATAATGATCTAGCGCTCGCAGGCAGACCGGGACTTATTGGCTTCTATAAATTTTCTTACAATGGCAAGGATATTACATTCTCTGAGTACAATGAAACTTGGAGGGAAATGAGGAAACTGAGCCTAATCCATCTGTTCAGTATTAGACAGGTGGTCTCATTTAGTCCTATTCGAAGAGATGAAGTTTCTCGCATGATCAACGATATGAACAAGAAATCTGATTCGTCCGAGGTGATTAACCTGAGCCAGGCTACGTTCTTCTTGACTAATAGGATCATATGCCGAGCTGGATTGGGGAAAAAGTACGATGAAATGGGTAAAAGAAAGTTCGACGAGATCTTAAAAGAAACTCAAGAACTATGTGTAGTCTTCTTCTTTGGTGATTATTTCCCATCATTGGGTTGGATTGATAGATTAACTGGGTTGAACTCTAGACTGGAGAGGAACTTTAGGGATTTGGATGATCTTTATCAAGAACTTATAGATGATCATCTCGACCCGAATCGGCCTGAATCAATGAGTGGAGACATTCTTGATTTGATGATCAAGTTGAAACAAGAAGAAGCCGCTTCAGTTCCGATTGAATGGGATAATATCAAGGGAATTCTCATGGTATGACATTCGATTTTCTAACTCCacattgatttattttataGAATTTCAGAAGTTAAGAATCATGAAAAAAGACATGGATTTTAATAGTTCATCTCCGTATAAAGTGACCTTTAAGTTATACTATAAAATTCGGATGTCAATCGCTACAGTGTTATGGTAGAAAGAGGGTTGGTGCTttgactttttatttttttatatatataattactatatgtttcaaaacttttaaaaacaGTTTGTGtacttataattattttagctattttaattaattttatgtatATAAAACATTGTAATACACAgagtaatattatttatttaactcataataatatttttttaatataaaattaagctTAAACGAACTTCTATGTTTTAGGCTTGCCTGACTGGACTTGAGCTGTTAATTCTTTATTGCGTTTTCATCCATTTATCTAAAGATTATTGATTTGTAATATGTATATAAAACTTTTGTCACAGAACGTATTCATCGCTGGAACAGAAACAAGTGCAGCATTGATAGTTTGGGCTATGGCGGCTCTCATCAAGAAACCCCAATCGATGAAGAAGGCACAAGAAGAGATCCGGAACATGGTCGGAAACAAAGGTAGCGTAGATGAAGATGATATCCAAAATCTTCCTTATCTGAAAGCAATCATCAAAGAAACACTGAGATTGTTTCCTCCAACCCCGCTCTCAGTTCCGAGAGAAACTATACAAGATTGCACCATAGATGGGTACGACATCCCAGCAAAAACCATGGTATACGTGAACGTCCATGCTATCGGTTTAGATCCCGAATATTGGGAAAACCCAACCGAATTTATGCCTGAACGATTTTTGAATAGTACCATCGACTACAAGGGGCATGATTTCGGGTTGCTTCCGTTTGGATCCGGCAGAAGAGGATGCCCTGGAATGAATCTTGGTATCGCGACTGTGGAGATTGGAATTGCCAATCTTCTCTACTCTTTCGACTGGGAGCTGCCCCGtggaatgaagaaagaagaCGTTGACATGGAAGTGGCTCCTGGAGTTACAAGTCACAAGAAAAATGAGCTTTGCCTTTTGGGCAAACGATATGAATATAATTAGTATGATGCAGCAGTACTTGATTTTATGGCATGTGAGATATATTTAGATTGCTGTGgttttcattataattatattataatatataaagtcTTGTAATAAAATACCATGAACCTTTTAACAATCAGCAGAATAATTACTTAGTTGAGAGGATTAAGTCGCAATAAATATGTATCAAtgtttttctttcttaattCTTAGTTTATTCCAAATTTTTGTACCAGATTTTGGCTTTTGGAACAGATTTCACCCTTCCAACCAATAAGCACAggtcaaaatatattttgtatgaGAAGAATTTCATATTAATTCATTCTAACATAGAAAAATGAGGATTAGAAGTTGAAATGAAAGAGAACAATAATTACAATGTTTTTACAGTTTTCTCCTGTTTTTATAGAAACTAATCCCTATGTAAAATTGACATTACTGGGCATAAtctaattttcaagaattttcatGCGAACAACGCTCTGCAGAACTCACAAGAATTCAAATTCAAACACTACAGGTAATGGTTCTAAATCTCCGGAGCAGGGCAGGAGACTTCAAAAGTGGATGGCTGCATAACCTTCACAACAATGAGCTTTGAACAACTTAAACTAGGAACATTTTGGACCCCATTTTGATTAATTACTCGTGTTAATTTGACTCAAATAAAggtaattgaataaaataattatttgaaattataaaagcTAAATTTATATGAGAAAACTACATtaaccaaaaaatatatattacccAAATCATTAAGTATATATTATTGTagtttacaaaaataaaattgtttttttcatCACGCAAATTTAAAGTAATCGCATAAAAAATAAAGCATTTACAAAATATAAtgtgaaaatatgaaataaattattctaaaTATACATTTGGGCTTTTAAGATTCCAAATTTATCATACTGTTGATAAGAAAGATAAAAAAGACATCAATTCATTCACCTCAAATGTTACTGAGTTTAGTGTTGAATTTATTCCTCTTATAGCTGGGTAATATANNNNNNNNNNNNNNNNNNNNNNNNNNNNNNNNNNNNNNNNNNNNNNNNNNNNNNNNNNNNNNNNNNNNNNNNNNNNNNNNNNNNNNNNNNNNNNNNNNNNNNNNNNNNNNNNNNNNNNNNNNNNNNNNNNNNNNNNNNNNNNNNNNNNNNNNNNNNNNNNNNNNNNNNNNNNNNNNNNNNNNNNNNNNNNNNNNNNNNNNNNNNNNNNNNNNNNNNNNNNNNNNNNNNNNNNNNNNNNNNNNNNNNNNNNNNNNNNNNNNNNNNNNNNNNNNNNNNNNNNNNNNNNNNNNNNNNNNNNNNNNNNNNNNNNNNNNNNNNNNNNNNNNNNNNNNNNNNNNNNNNNNNNNNNNNNNNNNNNNNNNNNNNNNNNNNNNNNNNNNNNNNNNNNNNNNNNNNNNNNNNNNNNNNNNNNNNNNNNNNNNNNNNNNNNNNNNNNNNNNNNNNNNNNNNNNNNNNNNNNNNNNNNNNNNNNNNNNNNNNNNNNNNNNNNNNNNNNNNNNNNNNNNNNNNNNNNNNNNNNNNNNNNNNNNNNNNNNNNNNNNNNNNNNNNNNNNNNNNNNNNNNNNNNNNNNNNNNNNNNNNNNNNNNNNNNNNNNNNNNNNNNNNNNNNNNNNNNNNNNNNNNNNNNNNNNNNNNNNNNNNNNNNNNNNNNNNNNNNNNNNNNNNNNNNNNNNNNNNNNNNNNNNNNNNNNNNNNNNNNNNNNNNNNNNNNNNNNNNNNNNNNNNNNNNNNNNNNNNNNNNNNNNNNNNNNNNNNNNNNNNNNNNNNNNNNNNNNNNNNNNNNNNNNNNNNNNNNNNNNNNNNNNNNNNNNNNNNNNNNNNNNNNNNNNNNNNNNNNNNNNNNNNNNNNNNNNNNNNNNNNNNNNNNNNNNNNNNNNNNNNNNNNNNNNNNNNNNNNNNNNNNNNNNNNNNNNNNNNNNNNNNNNNNNNNNNNNNNNNNNNNNNNNNNNNNNNNNNNNNNNNNNNNNNNNNNNNNNNNNNNNNNNNNNNNNNNNNNNNNNNNNNNNNNNNNNNNNNNNNNNNNNNNNNNNNNNNNNNNNNNNNNNNNNNNNNNNNNNNNNNNNNNNNNNNNNNNNNNNNNNNNNNNNNNNNNNNNNNNNNNNNNNNNNNNNNNNNNNNNNNNNNNNNNNNNNNNNNNNNNNNNNNNNNNNNNNNNNNNNNNNNNNNNNNNNNNNNNNNNNNNNNNNNNNNNNNNNNNNNNNNNNNNNNNNNNNNNNNNNNNNNNNNNNNNNNNNNNNNNNNNNNNNNNNNNNNNNNNNNNNNNNNNNNNNNNNNNNNNNNNNNNNNNNNNNNNNNNNNNNNNNNNNNNNNNNNNNNNNNNNNNNNNNNNNNNNNNNNNNNNNNNNNNNNNNNNNNNNNNNNNNNNNNNNNNNNNNNNNNNNNNNNNNNNNNNNNNNNNNNNNNNNNNNNNNNNNNNNNNNNNNNNNNNNNNNNNNNNNNNNNNNNNNNNNNNNNNNNNNNNNNNNNNNNNNNNNNNNNNNNNNNNNNNNNNNNNNNNNNNNNNNNNNNNNNNNNNNNNNNNNNNNNNNNNNNNNNNNNNNNNNNNNNNNNNNNNNNNNNNNNNNNNNNNNNNNNNNNNNNNNNNNNNNNNNNNNNNNNNNNNNNNNNNNNNNNNNNNNNNNNNNNNNNNNNNNNNNNNNNNNNNNNNNNNNNNNNNNNNNNNNNNNNNNNNNNNNNNNNNNNNNNNNNNNNNNNNNNNNNNNNNNNNNNNNNNNNNNNNNNNNNNNNNNNNNNNNNNNNNNNNNNNNNNNNNNNNNNNNNNNNNNNNNNNNNNNNNNNNNNNNNNNNNNNNNNNNNNNNNNNNNNNNNNNNNNNNNNNNNNNNNNNNNNNNNNNNNNNNNNNNNNNNNNNNNNNNNNNNNNNNNNNNNNNNNNNNNNNNNNNNNNNNNNNNNNNNNNNNNNNNNNNNNNNNNNNNNNNNNNNNNNNNNNNNNNNNNNNNNNNNNNNNNNNNNNNNNNNNNNNNNNNNNNNNNNNNNNNNNNNNNNNNNNNNNNNNNNNNNNNNNNNNNNNNNNNNNNNNNNNNNNNNNNNNNNNNNNNNNNNNNNNNNNNNNNNNNNNNNNNNNNNNNNNNNNNNNNNNNNNNNNNNNNNNNNNNNNNNNNNNNNNNNNNNNNNNNNNNNNNNNNNNNNNNNNNNNNNNNNNNNNNNNNNNNNNNNNNNNNNNNNNNNNNNNNNNNNNNNNNNNNNNNNNNNNNNNNNNNNNNNNNNNNNNNNNNNNNNNNNNNNNNNNNNNNNNNNNNNNNNNNNNNNNNNNNNNNNNNNNNNNNNNNNNNNNNNNNNNNNNNNNNNNNNNNNNNNNNNNNNNNNNNNNNNNNNNNNNNNNNNNNNNNNNNNNNNNNNNNNNNNNNNNNNNNNNNNNNNNNNNNNNNNNNNNNNNNNNNNNNNNNNNNNNNNNNNNNNNNNNNNNNNNNNNNNNNNNNNNNNNNNNNNNNNNNNNNNNNNNNNNNNNNNNNNNNNNNNNNNNNNNNNNNNNNNNNNNNNNNNNNNNNNNNNNNNNNNNNNNNNNNNNNNNNNNNNNNNNNNNNNNNNNNNNNNNNNNNNNNNNNNNNNNNNNNNNNNNNNNNNNNNNNNNNNNNNNNNNNNNNNNNNNNNNNNNNNNNNNNNNNNNNNNNNNNNNNNNNNNNNNNNNNNNNNNNNNNNNNNNNNNNNNNNNNNNNNNNNNNNNNNNNNNNNNNNNNNNNNNNNNNNNNNNNNNNNNNNNNNNNNNNNNNNNNNNNNNNNNNNNNNNNNNNNNNNNNNNNNNNNNNNNNNNNNNNNNNNNNNNNNNNNNNNNNNNNNNNNNNNNNNNNNNNNNNNNNNNNNNNNNNNNNNNNNNNNNNNNNNNNNNNNNNNNNNNNNNNNNNNNNNNNNNNNNNNNNNNNNNNNNNNNNNNNNNNNNNNNNNNNNNNNNNNNNNNNNNNNNNNNNNNNNNNNNNNNNNNNNNNNNNNNNNNNNNNNNNNNNNNNNNNNNNNNNNNNNNNNNNNNNNNNNNNNNNNNNNNNNNNNNNNNNNNNNNNNNNNNNNNNNNNNNNNNNNNNNNNNNNNNNNNNNNNNNNNNNNNNNNNNNNNNNNNNNNNNNNNNNNNNNNNNNNNNNNNNNNNNNNNNNNNNNNNNNNNNNNNNNNNNNNNNNNNNNNNNNNNNNNNNNNNNNNNNNNNNNNNNNNNNNNNNNNNNNNNNNNNNNNNNNNNNNNNNNNNNNNNNNNNNNNNNNNNNNNNNNNNNNNNNNNNNNNNNNNNNNNNNNNNN encodes the following:
- the LOC140978522 gene encoding cytochrome P450 83B1-like, whose amino-acid sequence is MDNTMSILLLVLAFSIIFLFNLFKPKNSKKTARLPPGPKGLPIIGNLHEFDPMHPHLYLYGLAKKYGPLMWMKFGCRSAIVISSARVAKLALKNNDLALAGRPGLIGFYKFSYNGKDITFSEYNETWREMRKLSLIHLFSIRQVVSFSPIRRDEVSRMINDMNKKSDSSEVINLSQATFFLTNRIICRAGLGKKYDEMGKRKFDEILKETQELCVVFFFGDYFPSLGWIDRLTGLNSRLERNFRDLDDLYQELIDDHLDPNRPESMSGDILDLMIKLKQEEAASVPIEWDNIKGILMNVFIAGTETSAALIVWAMAALIKKPQSMKKAQEEIRNMVGNKGSVDEDDIQNLPYLKAIIKETLRLFPPTPLSVPRETIQDCTIDGYDIPAKTMVYVNVHAIGLDPEYWENPTEFMPERFLNSTIDYKGHDFGLLPFGSGRRGCPGMNLGIATVEIGIANLLYSFDWELPRGMKKEDVDMEVAPGVTSHKKNELCLLGKRYEYN